One genomic segment of Paenibacillus xylanexedens includes these proteins:
- a CDS encoding ketopantoate reductase family protein produces the protein MKILVYGAGVLGSQLAHILVRGGNDVTILARGKRAEELEKDGIVIRHFFQFKTTVDQVRVARTLEVDDQYDLIFVVMKYNDFSSVLPILAENQSSNIVIVGNNADARSMQNFLEENSRVAKQVAFGFHVSAGKREKDRMLSVGGGNGQMVIGSLDGEIGFKPLLDQAFQHVKYKLNVLSDIDAWLKSHIIPILMLNAVSFNEKRELIKLDGNRKQIQHMIRAMDEGFSVLEAMGITIIPEIQAKMIRKHQRTLYLLLKIYSMLPVHKLVAGSFGEIEALSNAFTDWKKTTGIPTPHWDVLKRDFTILK, from the coding sequence ATGAAGATATTAGTGTATGGTGCGGGGGTTTTGGGCAGTCAACTGGCGCACATTCTGGTGCGCGGCGGCAATGATGTTACTATTCTGGCTAGAGGGAAGCGGGCAGAGGAGCTGGAGAAGGATGGAATCGTCATCCGGCATTTTTTTCAATTCAAAACGACAGTTGATCAGGTTCGGGTAGCCAGAACGTTGGAAGTGGATGACCAATATGATCTGATTTTTGTTGTCATGAAATATAACGATTTTTCTTCAGTGTTACCTATTCTGGCAGAGAATCAGAGTAGCAATATTGTGATTGTGGGAAACAACGCAGATGCGCGAAGCATGCAAAACTTTTTGGAGGAAAACAGCAGGGTAGCAAAACAGGTCGCGTTTGGATTCCATGTGAGTGCAGGGAAGCGGGAAAAGGACCGCATGTTATCGGTCGGTGGAGGCAACGGACAAATGGTGATCGGTAGTCTGGACGGTGAAATAGGCTTTAAACCTTTGCTGGATCAAGCTTTCCAACATGTGAAATACAAGTTAAATGTTCTGAGTGATATTGATGCCTGGCTGAAAAGCCATATCATCCCCATTCTGATGCTTAATGCAGTGAGTTTTAATGAGAAGCGTGAATTGATCAAGTTGGACGGGAACAGAAAGCAAATCCAACATATGATTAGGGCAATGGATGAGGGCTTCAGCGTGCTTGAGGCTATGGGCATAACGATTATACCGGAGATTCAGGCTAAAATGATTCGCAAGCATCAACGGACGTTGTACCTCCTGTTAAAAATCTATAGCATGCTTCCGGTTCATAAGCTGGTCGCGGGTTCTTTTGGTGAAATTGAAGCCCTAAGTAACGCATTCACGGATTGGAAAAAGACAACAGGCATCCCGACTCCCCATTGGGACGTGCTGAAAAGAGATTTTACTATCCTTAAATGA
- a CDS encoding DUF4395 domain-containing protein, translating to MREVPMRYVKANQVGIVLFVLLSFVFNPLVVLGLLWIIQVVGLASGGKLNLFVQIGKAVLTGKGTLTQAVELQRFNNILAVLFLTLALISFSLGWVAAGYVFSVMLLAAASAALLGYCVGCTVYFWYKQMRAGRKIGF from the coding sequence ATGCGGGAAGTGCCCATGCGTTATGTGAAAGCGAATCAGGTCGGTATTGTATTGTTTGTTTTACTCTCGTTTGTGTTCAATCCGCTGGTAGTTCTGGGCTTGCTGTGGATCATTCAGGTAGTTGGGCTGGCTTCTGGTGGCAAGCTTAATCTGTTTGTGCAGATTGGGAAAGCTGTGTTGACTGGTAAAGGGACATTGACGCAGGCGGTGGAGCTGCAGCGATTCAACAATATTCTGGCGGTGCTCTTCCTGACTCTGGCACTCATCTCGTTCTCGCTTGGCTGGGTAGCCGCAGGTTATGTATTCTCCGTTATGCTTCTCGCGGCTGCAAGCGCGGCACTGCTGGGTTATTGTGTAGGCTGTACCGTCTATTTCTGGTACAAACAGATGCGTGCAGGCAGAAAAATCGGATTTTGA
- a CDS encoding NPP1 family protein gives MKKIVLMLLVFLMACIPWVTVVEAAEINHDQVVGFQEVSPVTVTQQATKRFQPFLKVYHGCVPFPAVDQQGNTSAGLNTSGSSNGNCSSSTGQIYSRSAWHNGVWAIMYSWYFPKDSPSSGLGHRHDWEGIVVWVDNPAAVNSKILSIAYSGHGQFTNVTPSNTNTQGNHPLISYNSTWPLNHELSVTSAVGGTQPLIGWDDLTSAARNALNTTNFGSANVPFNDNNFTNNLNKAWFR, from the coding sequence ATGAAAAAAATCGTGTTAATGCTCCTGGTCTTTCTTATGGCATGTATTCCTTGGGTCACCGTTGTTGAAGCAGCAGAAATTAACCATGATCAGGTTGTCGGATTTCAGGAAGTCTCCCCAGTTACCGTGACACAACAAGCAACCAAGCGTTTTCAGCCTTTTCTAAAAGTCTATCATGGTTGTGTGCCTTTCCCCGCAGTGGATCAACAGGGCAATACCAGTGCTGGCTTGAATACGTCCGGGTCATCGAATGGAAACTGTAGCTCAAGTACAGGGCAGATTTACTCCCGTTCCGCCTGGCACAATGGGGTGTGGGCTATCATGTATTCGTGGTATTTCCCCAAAGACTCCCCTTCCTCTGGACTCGGCCATCGTCATGATTGGGAAGGAATCGTCGTGTGGGTCGATAATCCGGCAGCTGTCAATTCCAAAATCCTCTCTATCGCATATTCCGGTCACGGCCAGTTCACCAACGTCACGCCGAGCAATACCAATACACAAGGTAACCATCCGTTGATCTCCTATAATAGTACCTGGCCGCTAAACCATGAGCTTAGCGTTACCAGCGCTGTTGGCGGAACTCAGCCTTTGATCGGATGGGACGATCTGACTTCTGCGGCACGAAATGCACTCAACACGACAAACTTCGGTAGCGCCAACGTGCCTTTCAACGATAACAATTTCACCAACAATTTAAATAAGGCCTGGTTCAGATAA
- the tnpA gene encoding IS200/IS605 family transposase, with product MNEYRRTNTTVSLLNYHFVFCPRYRRKIFLKLEVEQRFKELVHEVCAELKIVIVAMECDKDHTHMFLNALPTLSPADIMAKIKGVTSKKLREEFPHLLHLPSLWTRSYFVSTAGNVSSETIKRYVEQQKTRG from the coding sequence ATGAATGAATATAGAAGAACAAACACAACCGTATCTTTGTTGAACTATCATTTTGTGTTCTGCCCACGATACAGAAGAAAGATATTTCTCAAATTAGAGGTAGAACAGCGCTTCAAGGAACTGGTGCATGAGGTATGTGCAGAGCTTAAAATTGTGATTGTTGCCATGGAGTGCGACAAAGACCATACACATATGTTTCTCAATGCACTTCCAACATTAAGCCCTGCTGATATCATGGCAAAAATAAAAGGAGTCACATCAAAAAAACTACGAGAAGAGTTTCCACACCTTCTGCATTTGCCCAGTTTGTGGACACGTTCCTATTTTGTTTCTACCGCTGGAAATGTATCAAGTGAGACCATTAAGCGTTATGTTGAACAACAAAAGACAAGGGGGTGA